Proteins from one Clostridia bacterium genomic window:
- a CDS encoding ABC transporter ATP-binding protein, which translates to MLKVNNLQVYYGGIHALKGVSLEVNKGEIVTIIGSNGAGKSTLLNSVSGFLKYKEGEISYKGSKLGNNPSNIVRMGICHVPEGRLIFANLTVKDNLMMGAFLRSDKNGIKEDLEKVFILFPRLEERENQAAGTLSGGEQQMLAMGRGLMSNPEIMLLDEPSLGLAPILVNTVFDIIVDIRKMGKTILLVEQNAYKALSIADRAYVLEQGNITVSGWANEIAGNPKIQEAYLGTKK; encoded by the coding sequence ATGTTAAAAGTTAATAATTTGCAAGTTTACTATGGCGGCATACATGCATTAAAGGGAGTATCACTGGAAGTCAATAAAGGTGAGATAGTCACCATAATAGGTTCCAACGGTGCAGGAAAATCCACATTGCTCAATTCCGTATCAGGGTTTTTGAAGTACAAAGAAGGTGAGATAAGCTACAAGGGCAGCAAGCTGGGGAACAATCCCAGCAATATAGTGAGGATGGGAATCTGTCATGTGCCTGAGGGCAGACTCATATTTGCAAATCTTACTGTCAAAGACAACCTTATGATGGGGGCATTCTTAAGGAGTGACAAGAATGGTATAAAAGAAGACTTGGAAAAAGTATTTATTCTATTTCCGAGACTTGAGGAAAGAGAGAATCAGGCAGCTGGGACATTGAGCGGCGGTGAGCAGCAAATGCTTGCTATGGGCAGAGGACTTATGAGCAATCCTGAAATAATGCTGCTTGATGAGCCATCCCTTGGACTTGCACCTATACTTGTAAATACTGTCTTTGATATCATCGTGGATATAAGAAAGATGGGCAAAACCATTCTCCTGGTTGAGCAGAATGCATATAAGGCATTGTCCATAGCGGATAGAGCATATGTTCTGGAGCAGGGTAATATTACAGTCTCGGGATGGGCGAATGAAATAGCAGGTAATCCCAAAATACAGGAAGCCTATTTGGGGACAAAGAAATAA
- the miaB gene encoding tRNA (N6-isopentenyl adenosine(37)-C2)-methylthiotransferase MiaB, producing the protein MSERKTAEKIDNNELLRQKQITQRIRENNELEQLKTGKQKFMHVITFGCQQNNSDSEKIMGMLAEMGYTHTEKKEQADVIIINTCCVRENAELKLYGNIGALKKLKVDNPALIIGVCGCMMQQEHAVEMIRKKYRHVDLVFGTHNTYKLPELLERSMDEKYTLIDILNSEGTIIEDIPVLREEKFKAWVTVMYGCNNFCSYCIVPHVRGRERSRKPEDIVKEIENLAKDSCKEVTLLGQNVNSYGKDLDIELDFADLIRLVNDIEGIERIRFMTSHPKDISEKLIHAIRDCSKVCEHLHLPFQAGSNEILRRMNRKYTKEEYLNKVIKVKQEIPGVALSTDIIVGFPGETDEDFEETLDVLRQVEFDQVFMFIYSSRKGTPAAEIEDPASYEDKHRNFEKLEKLQNDISRKMNEAYLGRTVEVLVDGTSKNDPSKYTGRTRTGKVVNFSGIDGIVGKLVNVSIKEIYSWFLNGEMVNEVK; encoded by the coding sequence ATGTCAGAAAGAAAAACAGCAGAGAAGATAGATAACAATGAGCTTTTAAGGCAAAAGCAGATTACACAAAGAATCAGAGAGAACAATGAGTTGGAACAACTGAAGACAGGTAAGCAGAAGTTTATGCATGTAATTACCTTTGGGTGCCAGCAGAACAACTCCGATTCGGAAAAAATAATGGGCATGCTTGCAGAAATGGGATATACCCATACGGAGAAGAAGGAACAAGCAGATGTAATTATAATAAATACCTGCTGTGTAAGGGAGAATGCCGAGCTAAAGCTATATGGCAATATCGGAGCCCTTAAAAAGCTTAAGGTAGACAACCCGGCACTCATTATAGGTGTGTGCGGCTGCATGATGCAGCAGGAACATGCTGTAGAGATGATAAGGAAGAAATACCGTCATGTGGATCTTGTATTCGGGACACACAACACATATAAGCTTCCGGAGCTGCTGGAACGTTCCATGGATGAGAAGTATACACTCATAGACATCCTGAACTCCGAAGGTACAATAATAGAAGATATACCTGTACTTAGAGAAGAAAAGTTTAAGGCTTGGGTTACCGTTATGTATGGGTGCAACAACTTTTGCTCATACTGCATAGTACCTCATGTAAGGGGCAGGGAGAGAAGCAGAAAGCCAGAAGATATTGTCAAGGAAATTGAGAATCTTGCTAAGGATAGCTGCAAGGAAGTGACTCTTCTTGGGCAGAATGTCAATTCCTACGGCAAGGACCTTGATATTGAATTGGATTTTGCTGACCTAATCAGGCTTGTTAACGATATAGAAGGAATCGAAAGAATAAGGTTCATGACCTCCCATCCTAAGGATATTTCAGAAAAGCTTATTCACGCCATTAGAGACTGCAGCAAGGTATGCGAGCATCTTCACCTTCCATTTCAGGCAGGGAGCAACGAAATTTTACGCAGGATGAATAGAAAGTACACAAAAGAGGAATACCTTAATAAGGTAATTAAGGTAAAACAGGAAATACCTGGAGTTGCTTTGAGCACAGATATAATTGTGGGATTTCCGGGGGAGACGGACGAGGACTTTGAAGAGACCCTTGATGTTTTACGACAGGTTGAATTTGACCAGGTGTTCATGTTTATATATTCAAGTCGAAAGGGCACTCCCGCTGCTGAAATAGAGGACCCGGCCAGCTATGAGGATAAGCACAGGAATTTTGAGAAGCTTGAAAAGCTTCAGAATGATATATCGAGAAAGATGAACGAAGCGTATCTTGGCAGAACTGTTGAAGTATTGGTGGATGGTACCAGTAAAAATGATCCATCTAAATATACAGGCAGGACAAGGACGGGAAAAGTAGTGAATTTCAGCGGTATAGACGGGATTGTTGGTAAACTTGTGAATGTTAGTATTAAAGAAATATATTCATGGTTCCTTAATGGGGAAATGGTTAATGAGGTGAAATAA
- the mutS gene encoding DNA mismatch repair protein MutS, whose translation MAQLTPMMQQYFEIKNQHKDKILFFRLGDFYEMFFEDALTASKELEITLTGRDCGQEEKAPMCGIPYHAAENYIARLIEKNYKVAICEQVEDPALAKGIVRREVIKIITPGTVIESSMLDERNNNYLLSLYSDSKHLALSYVDLSTGEFYCTYADNGDAANIRNEITRINPSEIISNLELSDIKAAYSAYNLLDKKYYDHEDCSRRLKRQFGVSSLEGLGIDSECLLRSTGAVLLYLDDIQKVRLDNINYIKSYSISNFMVLDQSTRRNLELSETIRGKSKKGALLSVIDRTSTAMGGRKLKGWLEKPLLSTTEINGRLDAVDELFNDFLKREEIKEYLKSMYDIERLASRIALGSANAKDLIAFRNSVRNLPHIKSMLSGCTSSLLKNTYDNLDILEDLYQIVDKSITEEPPFTLKEGNLIKDGYLPQLDEIRVGSVNGKQWIAELEQKEKEQSGIKSLKIGFNRVFGYYIDITKSNLSSVPEYFIRKQTLSNSERYITPELKKLEDMVLGAEEKLIELEYQTFIEIRSDIAGHIKRIQQTASFLSDLDCICSLAEVSQKYNYVRPIVNNEDVLIIEKGRHPVVEAQNSELKFVPNDTLLDNEENRMLIITGPNMAGKSTYMRQVALITLMAQIGCFVPAAKAEIGVVDRIFTRVGASDDLASGQSTFMVEMSELANIINNATSKSLVILDEIGRGTSTFDGLSIAWSVVEFITDKGKLGAKTLFATHYHELTELEDKIDGVKNYCVMVEEKGRDIVFLRKIARGGASGSYGIHVARLAGIPEPILERSSEILSILEKSEKNNQTDIYVRHKRKKPYINDNEPNLFNFAGFSIADELKLLDVANMTPIQALNKLMELQDKVKDL comes from the coding sequence ATGGCACAGTTGACGCCTATGATGCAGCAATACTTTGAAATTAAAAACCAGCATAAGGATAAAATATTATTCTTCAGGCTTGGGGACTTTTATGAGATGTTCTTCGAGGACGCACTAACCGCTTCCAAGGAGCTTGAAATTACTCTTACCGGAAGAGACTGCGGTCAGGAGGAAAAGGCTCCAATGTGCGGTATACCCTATCATGCCGCAGAGAACTATATAGCAAGACTTATTGAGAAGAACTACAAGGTGGCTATATGCGAGCAGGTGGAAGACCCTGCCCTTGCAAAAGGGATTGTACGCAGGGAGGTAATAAAGATAATAACTCCCGGTACTGTCATAGAAAGCTCAATGCTGGATGAGCGAAACAACAACTATCTGCTAAGCTTGTATTCGGACAGCAAGCATCTTGCATTATCCTATGTAGATCTTTCGACAGGAGAGTTCTACTGCACCTATGCTGATAATGGGGATGCAGCTAATATAAGGAATGAAATAACGAGGATTAATCCATCTGAGATAATTTCAAACCTAGAGCTGTCGGACATCAAAGCAGCATATTCTGCTTACAACTTATTGGACAAGAAGTATTACGATCATGAGGACTGCTCAAGGAGGCTCAAGAGACAGTTCGGAGTTTCCAGCCTTGAAGGGCTGGGTATAGACAGTGAATGTCTCTTAAGAAGCACCGGAGCAGTGCTTTTATACCTTGATGATATACAAAAGGTCCGCTTGGATAATATAAACTATATAAAGAGCTACAGCATAAGTAACTTCATGGTGCTGGACCAGAGCACCAGAAGAAACCTGGAGCTTTCTGAAACGATAAGAGGCAAATCCAAAAAGGGTGCGCTGCTTTCGGTAATTGACAGAACCTCCACAGCCATGGGAGGAAGAAAGTTAAAAGGCTGGCTTGAAAAGCCGCTTCTAAGCACTACTGAGATAAATGGCAGGTTGGATGCAGTAGATGAGCTCTTTAATGATTTCCTCAAAAGGGAAGAGATAAAGGAATACTTGAAAAGCATGTATGATATTGAAAGGCTGGCATCCAGGATTGCGTTGGGAAGTGCCAATGCGAAGGACCTAATAGCCTTCAGGAATTCGGTGCGCAATCTGCCGCATATTAAGAGCATGCTTTCTGGTTGTACAAGCAGTCTATTAAAGAATACTTATGATAATCTTGATATATTGGAGGATTTGTACCAGATAGTGGACAAATCAATTACTGAAGAACCGCCATTTACGCTTAAGGAAGGCAATCTCATTAAGGATGGTTATCTTCCGCAATTGGACGAAATACGCGTTGGTTCGGTAAACGGCAAGCAGTGGATTGCTGAGCTGGAACAGAAGGAAAAGGAACAGTCGGGTATTAAATCCTTGAAAATAGGCTTTAATAGGGTATTCGGCTACTATATAGATATTACAAAATCCAACTTATCCTCTGTGCCGGAGTATTTTATAAGGAAACAGACGCTTTCAAACTCTGAAAGATACATAACACCAGAGCTTAAGAAACTTGAGGATATGGTGCTTGGTGCGGAAGAAAAGCTTATAGAGCTGGAATACCAGACATTTATTGAAATAAGAAGTGATATAGCAGGGCATATAAAGAGAATACAGCAGACAGCCTCATTCCTTTCCGACCTTGACTGCATCTGCTCCTTGGCTGAAGTGTCGCAGAAATATAATTATGTTAGGCCAATAGTAAATAATGAAGATGTATTAATAATTGAAAAGGGCAGACACCCCGTGGTGGAAGCTCAGAATAGCGAACTTAAGTTCGTACCCAATGATACGCTTCTTGACAATGAAGAAAATAGGATGCTTATAATTACAGGACCCAATATGGCAGGTAAATCCACTTACATGAGGCAGGTGGCTCTTATAACCCTGATGGCTCAGATAGGCTGCTTTGTACCCGCAGCTAAGGCCGAAATCGGAGTAGTAGACCGGATATTCACCAGGGTAGGTGCTTCAGATGACCTTGCATCAGGACAGAGTACCTTCATGGTAGAGATGAGTGAGCTGGCCAATATAATAAATAATGCAACCAGCAAGAGCCTTGTAATACTTGACGAAATAGGAAGAGGAACCAGTACCTTCGATGGGTTGAGCATAGCCTGGTCGGTGGTGGAGTTTATAACTGACAAGGGAAAACTTGGAGCAAAGACCCTTTTTGCCACTCATTATCATGAGCTCACAGAGCTGGAGGACAAAATTGACGGAGTGAAGAACTACTGCGTTATGGTAGAGGAAAAAGGCAGGGATATAGTATTTCTAAGAAAAATAGCACGGGGCGGAGCCAGTGGCAGCTACGGCATACATGTGGCAAGACTTGCAGGTATACCGGAGCCTATTCTGGAAAGATCTTCAGAGATATTGTCCATACTCGAAAAGTCAGAGAAGAACAATCAGACTGATATATATGTGAGACACAAGAGAAAGAAGCCTTATATAAATGATAATGAGCCTAACCTTTTCAATTTTGCAGGATTCTCAATAGCTGATGAGCTTAAACTGCTTGATGTGGCCAATATGACGCCCATACAAGCTCTTAACAAGCTCATGGAGCTGCAGGATAAAGTTAAGGATCTATAA
- the mutL gene encoding DNA mismatch repair endonuclease MutL encodes MGKIYVLDEATINKIAAGEVIERPASIVKELAENSIDAGATAISIEIQEGGKAYINVSDNGCGIMKEDIEHVFFRHATSKIKSSNDLLGILTLGFRGEAMASIAAVSEVELMTKAEEDTSGSHVIVKGGKQIDGTDIGYPTGTSVTVRNLFFNTPARLKFLKSDTSEQGAIVDIVEKLALTNTGISMKLTVNNKVVLHTPGNGDLLSVILCIYGKNIAKAMLPLDYSNDIISIDGYIGKPEIAKGNSTYMTFSINKRYIKNRMMAEAMKQAYKTLLMNNRYPFSVINIDIKSDMIDVNVHPTKQEIKFSDDRAIFNTLYVAVKNCLNSSKLIFESFEDSTEPQAAASAPYQNTRSEASTIFERRTEYEPAKINFDQLSFKNEEASTPRVDSFQKQFNYVRKPEQEVIEKTQQKLHTLELNVIGQLFGTYVLGQQEDTFYLIDQHAAHERIMFENIREKYNTKSISMQELMMPIIIELSPAEKLLYSENSLIFQNLGFEIEWFGENTLAIRAIPIIMGEPCTGEFFSNILDSLKEAGGIATSPLEKIIISMACKNAIKAGDSITTEETRELIDRLMKTNQPYTCPHGRPTIITMSKYELEKKFKRII; translated from the coding sequence ATGGGTAAAATATATGTGCTTGATGAAGCTACCATTAATAAAATAGCAGCAGGAGAAGTAATAGAAAGACCTGCCTCCATAGTAAAGGAGCTGGCAGAGAACTCTATCGACGCAGGAGCTACTGCTATCAGCATTGAGATACAAGAGGGCGGTAAAGCCTATATAAATGTATCAGACAACGGATGCGGCATAATGAAGGAGGACATAGAACATGTGTTCTTCAGGCATGCAACCAGCAAAATAAAGTCCTCCAACGATCTTCTGGGAATACTCACCTTGGGCTTCCGGGGAGAGGCAATGGCAAGTATAGCTGCAGTATCTGAGGTAGAGCTTATGACAAAGGCAGAAGAGGATACCTCAGGCAGCCATGTAATCGTAAAGGGCGGCAAGCAGATAGATGGTACAGACATTGGCTATCCTACAGGTACCAGCGTTACAGTAAGGAATCTTTTCTTTAATACCCCTGCAAGGTTGAAGTTTCTGAAAAGTGACACTTCAGAGCAGGGTGCTATAGTTGATATTGTAGAAAAACTGGCACTTACCAATACTGGAATATCTATGAAGCTTACAGTAAACAATAAGGTTGTTCTGCACACTCCCGGGAACGGCGACCTGCTTTCGGTAATTCTCTGCATATATGGCAAAAATATTGCAAAAGCAATGCTGCCCCTTGATTATTCAAATGATATCATAAGCATAGACGGATATATAGGTAAGCCTGAGATAGCAAAGGGAAACTCAACCTATATGACCTTTTCCATAAATAAAAGGTATATAAAGAATAGAATGATGGCAGAAGCAATGAAGCAGGCTTATAAGACGCTGCTAATGAATAACCGTTATCCCTTTAGCGTTATAAACATTGATATAAAATCAGATATGATAGATGTTAATGTTCACCCAACAAAACAGGAGATAAAGTTTTCCGATGACAGGGCAATTTTCAATACTCTATATGTGGCAGTTAAGAACTGCCTAAACAGCAGCAAACTCATATTTGAAAGCTTTGAAGATAGTACTGAACCTCAGGCAGCGGCCAGTGCTCCATACCAGAACACCCGTTCTGAGGCATCGACGATATTCGAAAGAAGGACTGAATATGAGCCTGCTAAAATCAATTTTGATCAGCTATCCTTCAAAAATGAAGAAGCTTCTACTCCCAGAGTTGACAGCTTCCAAAAGCAGTTCAACTATGTTAGGAAGCCAGAACAGGAAGTAATTGAGAAAACTCAACAAAAGCTCCATACCTTGGAGCTAAATGTAATTGGACAATTGTTCGGAACATATGTTCTAGGGCAGCAGGAGGATACCTTCTATCTGATTGATCAGCACGCCGCTCATGAGAGGATAATGTTTGAAAATATCAGGGAGAAGTATAATACAAAGAGCATTTCCATGCAGGAGCTTATGATGCCTATAATAATAGAGCTGAGTCCCGCAGAGAAGCTTTTATATTCTGAGAACAGCCTGATATTCCAGAATCTCGGTTTTGAAATTGAATGGTTCGGAGAGAATACTCTTGCAATAAGAGCTATACCAATAATAATGGGAGAGCCTTGTACCGGAGAGTTCTTCAGCAACATACTTGATTCTCTGAAGGAGGCAGGAGGCATTGCGACCTCTCCTTTGGAAAAGATTATTATAAGTATGGCCTGCAAGAATGCAATAAAAGCTGGTGACAGCATTACGACCGAAGAAACCAGAGAGCTGATTGACAGACTTATGAAAACAAACCAGCCATATACATGTCCTCATGGAAGGCCTACAATAATAACAATGAGCAAGTATGAGCTTGAAAAAAAGTTCAAGAGGATAATATAG
- the miaA gene encoding tRNA (adenosine(37)-N6)-dimethylallyltransferase MiaA has protein sequence MPKICILAGPTAVGKTDVSLALARNLCGEIISADSAQVYRHMDIGTAKLKEDEMQGIKHYMIDEVNPDEDFNVAHFRNRAEEYIRDINERGKLPIITGGTGLYINSLLDNLDFTKSISDEEFRNEMQEIADSKGSDYVHSMLESVDPASYNKLHPNDLRRAIRALEVYKFTGKPISYFQEESKKQPPRYDFVYITLAMDREKLYSRIEQRVDKMMTEGLVEEVEGLLGMGYGRDLTSMQALGYKEIADYLQGTISKEEAVRVLKRDTRHYAKRQLTWFRRDPRIFWVDSDSFHKREILLENIIRYIAGKISLV, from the coding sequence CTGCCTAAAATATGCATACTTGCAGGACCTACTGCCGTAGGAAAGACTGACGTATCCCTGGCTTTGGCAAGGAACTTATGCGGAGAGATAATATCGGCAGACTCTGCTCAGGTTTACAGACATATGGATATAGGCACCGCAAAGCTTAAGGAAGACGAGATGCAAGGTATAAAGCACTACATGATAGATGAAGTAAATCCCGATGAAGATTTCAATGTAGCGCATTTCAGGAACAGGGCTGAAGAATATATCAGGGACATCAATGAAAGAGGAAAGCTGCCAATTATCACGGGAGGGACTGGACTTTATATTAACTCCCTCTTGGACAATCTGGATTTTACGAAATCCATATCTGACGAGGAATTCAGGAACGAAATGCAGGAGATAGCTGACAGCAAGGGCTCTGATTATGTTCATTCCATGCTGGAAAGTGTTGATCCTGCAAGCTATAATAAGCTGCACCCAAATGATCTCAGACGGGCTATCAGAGCGTTAGAGGTTTACAAGTTCACTGGCAAGCCAATATCGTATTTCCAGGAGGAATCCAAAAAACAGCCGCCAAGATATGACTTTGTTTATATAACACTTGCTATGGACAGGGAAAAGCTCTATAGCAGAATAGAACAACGAGTGGATAAAATGATGACAGAAGGGCTTGTGGAAGAAGTGGAAGGACTTCTGGGGATGGGCTACGGCAGGGACTTGACCTCTATGCAGGCACTTGGCTACAAGGAGATTGCTGATTACCTTCAAGGTACGATATCAAAGGAGGAGGCAGTGAGAGTCCTTAAAAGAGACACAAGGCACTATGCAAAAAGGCAGCTTACATGGTTCAGGAGAGATCCCCGCATATTTTGGGTTGATTCTGACAGCTTCCATAAAAGGGAAATTTTGCTGGAAAATATTATTAGGTATATTGCAGGAAAAATTTCTTTAGTATAG
- the hfq gene encoding RNA chaperone Hfq — MNKVNINLQDVFLNQVRKEHITITIYLVNGFQLKGNVRGFDNYTIVLDNEGKQQLVYKHAVSTIIPVKPINFAFTDNRPQENTIK; from the coding sequence ATGAATAAAGTAAATATAAATCTGCAGGATGTATTTCTGAACCAGGTCCGCAAAGAACATATCACTATAACTATATACCTGGTTAATGGATTTCAGCTCAAGGGAAATGTAAGAGGCTTCGATAATTATACTATTGTACTGGATAACGAAGGCAAGCAGCAGCTGGTATATAAGCATGCAGTCTCAACAATAATCCCGGTAAAACCTATTAACTTCGCATTTACTGACAACAGACCTCAAGAGAACACTATTAAATAA
- a CDS encoding methionine gamma-lyase family protein, whose amino-acid sequence MHYKTTDYLINKLNISKKIIDICVSTEDEVSGQFEKIDEIREFNQYKVLSAMQKNRLSDMHFNYSTGYGYGDAGRETIDKVYADIFGCEDALVRPQIASGTHALALCLFGVLRPGDELLSVTGKPYDTLENIIGIKNCPPGCLRDLGVSYNQIDLTEAGKINYSEITKKINDKTKMILIQRSLGYSWRPSLTLEDIEYTIKFIKIINPNIVCMVDNCYGEFLDFKEPTEVGADIIAGSLIKNPGGSIAPTGGYVCGKAHLVEMAAGRLIAPGIGKECGATLGINRLFFQGLFLAPHIVAEAVKGAVFCSKLFNKLGFEVNPEYNSRRSDIIQAIKFGNREALIAFCQGIQKGSPVDSFVSPEPWDMPGYNDQVIMAAGGFVQGASIELSADAPLRPPYIAYLQGGVTFDHVKIGLIYALQNLTNKGCINL is encoded by the coding sequence ATGCATTACAAAACAACAGATTACTTGATTAATAAGCTGAACATCAGCAAGAAGATAATTGACATATGTGTATCTACTGAGGATGAGGTTTCCGGTCAGTTTGAAAAAATCGACGAAATCAGGGAATTCAACCAGTACAAAGTGCTAAGCGCTATGCAGAAGAACAGGTTAAGCGACATGCATTTCAATTATTCTACTGGTTACGGTTACGGTGATGCCGGAAGAGAAACCATTGACAAGGTATATGCAGATATTTTTGGCTGTGAGGATGCTCTTGTGAGGCCTCAAATCGCCTCAGGAACCCACGCATTAGCGCTATGCCTATTTGGTGTTCTGAGACCAGGTGATGAGCTGCTTTCTGTTACTGGGAAGCCCTATGATACCCTTGAAAATATAATTGGAATTAAAAATTGCCCTCCCGGCTGCCTTAGGGATTTGGGCGTGAGCTACAACCAGATAGATCTAACCGAGGCTGGCAAAATTAACTATAGTGAAATAACAAAGAAGATAAATGATAAGACAAAGATGATACTGATACAGCGGTCACTGGGCTATTCATGGAGACCTTCGCTGACTCTGGAGGATATAGAATATACAATAAAATTCATCAAAATAATAAATCCCAATATAGTCTGTATGGTAGACAACTGCTATGGGGAGTTTCTGGACTTCAAGGAGCCTACTGAGGTAGGTGCAGACATAATAGCAGGCTCACTGATTAAAAACCCAGGGGGAAGCATTGCTCCCACTGGAGGCTATGTATGTGGTAAGGCTCACTTGGTGGAGATGGCTGCCGGCAGGCTCATTGCACCTGGTATAGGTAAGGAATGCGGTGCAACCTTGGGGATAAACAGATTGTTCTTCCAGGGATTGTTCCTTGCTCCTCATATTGTGGCTGAGGCAGTGAAGGGAGCTGTATTCTGCTCGAAGCTTTTCAATAAGCTGGGTTTTGAAGTTAACCCCGAGTATAATTCCCGCAGGAGCGATATAATCCAGGCAATTAAATTTGGCAACAGGGAAGCTCTTATCGCTTTCTGCCAGGGTATACAGAAGGGGTCGCCGGTTGATTCCTTTGTTAGCCCTGAGCCATGGGATATGCCGGGCTACAATGACCAGGTAATAATGGCTGCCGGAGGCTTTGTACAGGGAGCTTCTATTGAGCTTAGTGCTGATGCACCATTAAGACCACCCTATATTGCATATCTGCAGGGAGGGGTAACCTTCGACCATGTAAAAATCGGATTGATTTACGCTCTGCAGAACTTGACAAATAAGGGATGCATAAACCTATAG